In Candidatus Zixiibacteriota bacterium, the genomic window TGACGGAGATGTCTATAAAGCAGGCGCGGAGATTTTTCGAAGAATTGAAACTTACCAAGCGGCAGGAGCTGATTGCCCGTCAGATACTGAAGGAGATTCGGGAGCGACTTTCCTTTATGGACAATGTCGGACTCAGTCATCTTACTCTTGGCAGAGCGACCTCGACCCTTTCCGGCGGGGAATCACAGAGGATTCGTCTGGCGACCCAGATTGGCTCGCGGCTGGTCGGAGTGATGTATATCCTTGATGAGCCATCTATCGGACTGCACCAGCGGGATAATCGAAAATTGCTGAATACCCTCACCGACCTGCGCGACCTGGGGAATACCGTTATTGTGGTAGAGCATGACCGGGAGACCATCGAATCGGCTGATTACGTGGTTGACCTGGGTCCCGGCGCGGGACAAATGGGAGGACGGGTGGTCGTCGCCGGCACTCCCGAACAGATAAGAAAGTGCCGCGAATCACTGACCGGGGCTTATCTGGCGGATAAAAGATGCATTCCGATTCCGAGAATTCGTCGCTCCCCTAACGGAAAATATCTTGCGCTCAGCGGCGCCCGGGGGAATAATCTCAAGAAAGTCAAAGTTTCGATACCGCTGGGAGTGCTGACGGTGGTTACGGGCGTTTCCGGCTCCGGCAAGTCCAGCCTGATCAATGAAACACTCTATCGCATCCTGGCGCGCCGTTTTTACAATGCGCGGCAGGCTCCGCTGGATTATGATTCCATTGAAGGGCTGGAGCATATCGACAAAGTAGTCGATATCGACCAGTCTCCTATCGGGCGGACACCGCGCTCCAACCCGGCGACTTATACCGGGCTCTTCACTTTCATTCGCGACCTTTATGCCCGTCTTCCGGAGGCGCGGATGCGGGGATACCAGGCGGGACGATTTTCGTTCAATGTCAAGGGAGGCCGATGCGAAGCCTGCCAGGGGGATGGAATTATCAAGATTGAGATGCATTTTCTTCCCGATGTCTATGTCCCCTGCGAGGTCTGCAAGGGGAAGCGCTTTAATCGGGAGACTCTCGAAGTTACTTACAAAGGGAAGTCGATCGCCGACACCCTCGATATGACGGTGGATGAAGCGCTGGTATTTTTTGAGAATATACCCCGCATCAAGCGAAAACTGCTGACGCTCAAAAACGTTGGACTGGGGTATATACATCTGGGGCAGCAGGCGACCACGCTTTCCGGGGGGGAAGCGCAGCGGGTGAAACTTTCAGCGGAACTATCCAAGGCAGCCACCGGCTCCACTCTGTACATTCTTGACGAACCGACCACCGGGCTTCACTTTGAAGATATCCGCATGCTCCTGGGAGTGCTCAACGAACTGGTTGAGCGTGGCAACTCGGTGCTGGTCATTGAGCATAATCTCGATGTCATCAAGACGGCCGACCATATTATCGATATCGGTCCTGACGGCGGCGAAGATGGCGGGCAGATTGTTGCCGTCGGCACACCCGAAGAGGTCGCCCAGAACAAGAAATCGTACACCGGGCAGTACCTCTCGGCAGAGTTGAAAAAAGCCTCCTGCTGAAAATCAAAAATTCCCACGGAGCTTTTGGTACTTTACAATCATTTTTTCAGGGCGGTTTTATTTTTTTGTTGCTGAGGCTTAACAACATTTTTATTGTAGAACTGAGTACAGACAAGCGTAGTTTTTTTAGGCCATTAAAAGGCAAAAGTAAGCGGATTAGGCAAGCAAGCCGGAGATGACGGAGGAGAGGCAGAAATGCCTCAAAATCTGAGCCCGACTTTATCATCACCACGGAAAGGAGCACATCATGGCGATGAAGAAAAAAGCGAAAGCGCGTCCGAAATCGAAAATGGCCCGGAAGACACTGGGAAAACTATGGCGCGCTGATGAACTGAAGAAACTTCGCGAGGGGTACAAAACCAAACCGGCTTCCCGGATTGCCAAGGAACTGAAACGGAGCCTGGCGTCAGTGCGCGGTAAAATCAGCGCCCTGAATCTTCGCAAACCGTCATTCCGGAAAGCAAAAGGGAAACGGTAAAACTGGTTCAGGAGACATTGCAGGGAAAGCGACAGATTCAAAATCTGAGTGCCTCTCAAAAAACCCGTTCGCCTCGGCGAGCGGGTTTTCTTTTGAAGCGCCGGTATTATATCTTCCGCGAAGAATTAGTGCTT contains:
- the uvrA gene encoding excinuclease ABC subunit UvrA; protein product: TEMSIKQARRFFEELKLTKRQELIARQILKEIRERLSFMDNVGLSHLTLGRATSTLSGGESQRIRLATQIGSRLVGVMYILDEPSIGLHQRDNRKLLNTLTDLRDLGNTVIVVEHDRETIESADYVVDLGPGAGQMGGRVVVAGTPEQIRKCRESLTGAYLADKRCIPIPRIRRSPNGKYLALSGARGNNLKKVKVSIPLGVLTVVTGVSGSGKSSLINETLYRILARRFYNARQAPLDYDSIEGLEHIDKVVDIDQSPIGRTPRSNPATYTGLFTFIRDLYARLPEARMRGYQAGRFSFNVKGGRCEACQGDGIIKIEMHFLPDVYVPCEVCKGKRFNRETLEVTYKGKSIADTLDMTVDEALVFFENIPRIKRKLLTLKNVGLGYIHLGQQATTLSGGEAQRVKLSAELSKAATGSTLYILDEPTTGLHFEDIRMLLGVLNELVERGNSVLVIEHNLDVIKTADHIIDIGPDGGEDGGQIVAVGTPEEVAQNKKSYTGQYLSAELKKASC